A region from the Desulfoglaeba alkanexedens ALDC genome encodes:
- a CDS encoding DMT family transporter encodes MNRNARAYLAVSAAVAFWGVSFVATKVALRTIPPCVLLASRFALASFVLLPLWFVFARERLRRGDFLLFALLGIMEPGLYFVLETRGLLHTSASAASLIMASIPVFVIILARFLLREPLRPRVAAGIFLTLAGVAFLLFRGEPTESLEGSSLRGNLYILGAALCASAYTVVSRRLGVRYRPWTVTMVQALVATVFFLPLAVLEWRPLQIRGIGTPEWAALLFLALFATLFAFLCYNYSLSVLEASRVAVFLNVIPLVTVACASWILGERLGPTQAVGGVLILVGVSITTSGAHGAATGGTRPLVGSVRRWLKKLHGGTHHGMSALSAAKKYVKGPASSVAGARRSEGQHKAF; translated from the coding sequence TTGAATCGCAACGCCCGCGCCTATCTGGCCGTATCGGCCGCCGTCGCCTTCTGGGGTGTTTCGTTTGTGGCCACCAAGGTGGCCCTCCGGACCATCCCCCCTTGCGTGCTCCTGGCCTCCCGGTTCGCCCTGGCGAGCTTTGTGCTCCTTCCCCTCTGGTTCGTGTTCGCGCGGGAAAGGCTGCGAAGGGGCGATTTCCTCCTCTTCGCGCTGCTCGGCATCATGGAACCCGGACTGTATTTCGTCCTGGAGACCCGCGGCCTCCTTCACACCAGCGCTTCCGCCGCGTCGCTCATCATGGCCTCGATCCCCGTTTTCGTGATCATCCTGGCACGGTTTCTCCTCAGAGAACCTCTGCGGCCCCGCGTGGCCGCAGGGATCTTCCTCACCCTGGCCGGCGTGGCGTTTCTCCTCTTCCGCGGCGAGCCGACTGAATCCCTGGAAGGAAGTTCCCTCAGGGGAAACCTTTACATCCTCGGAGCGGCGCTATGCGCTTCCGCCTATACCGTTGTGAGCCGCCGTCTGGGGGTCCGCTACCGGCCCTGGACCGTCACCATGGTGCAGGCCCTTGTCGCCACGGTCTTCTTCCTGCCCCTGGCCGTGTTGGAATGGCGCCCGCTGCAAATCCGCGGGATCGGCACCCCCGAATGGGCCGCCCTCCTATTCCTTGCGCTCTTTGCGACCCTGTTCGCCTTTCTCTGCTACAATTACAGCCTGAGCGTTCTCGAGGCGTCCCGGGTAGCGGTCTTCCTCAACGTGATTCCGCTGGTGACCGTGGCCTGTGCGAGCTGGATCCTGGGAGAACGACTGGGGCCGACCCAGGCGGTAGGGGGCGTGCTGATACTCGTAGGGGTGAGCATCACGACTTCCGGAGCGCACGGTGCGGCGACCGGCGGAACACGGCCTCTTGTCGGCTCGGTGCGGCGGTGGCTCAAAAAGCTACATGGCGGGACTCACCACGGGATGTCGGCTTTGTCGGCGGCGAAGAAGTACGTAAAAGGCCCCGCTTCCTCCGTCGCAGGAGCGCGCCGAAGCGAAGGCCAGCACAAAGCGTTTTAG
- a CDS encoding ferritin family protein produces MSTISCRSFDDIVNFAIKKEESAMDFYRQCAQRAKNPGIKHFFEEMVDEERKHRDMLKDLNPYGLEAFKLEKVEDLKISDYLLDVPFREDLTYQEALTLAMKKEEKSHAFYEAWKGKCLHEKTAKIFEILAQEETKHKRKLETLYDEEILGWD; encoded by the coding sequence ATGTCCACAATTTCTTGCCGTTCTTTCGACGATATCGTCAACTTTGCCATCAAGAAAGAAGAGAGCGCCATGGATTTCTACCGCCAGTGCGCGCAGCGGGCCAAGAACCCGGGCATCAAACACTTCTTTGAAGAAATGGTCGATGAAGAACGCAAGCACCGAGACATGTTGAAAGACCTCAACCCTTACGGCCTGGAAGCATTCAAGCTGGAAAAGGTGGAAGACCTGAAAATCAGCGACTACCTGCTGGACGTTCCGTTCCGCGAAGACCTGACCTACCAGGAAGCCCTGACGCTTGCCATGAAGAAGGAAGAGAAGTCTCACGCGTTCTACGAGGCATGGAAAGGAAAGTGCCTGCACGAAAAAACGGCCAAGATCTTCGAAATCCTGGCCCAGGAAGAAACCAAGCACAAGCGGAAACTCGAAACGCTTTATGACGAAGAAATCCTAGGCTGGGATTAG
- a CDS encoding Smr/MutS family protein, with the protein MSRKKSPSKAVSNGSRKQKKRSPTDEGFYTPFWGLDQQLQATSAEKTGGPPPAVPPQPRFDRPEEASRAHAGGTCREIPDEQLFLDTVGDATPLPAEDRARVPRRPARTFLPQCREQEDWEVLMHLADLVAGGASFELVHTDEYIDGAVAGLSPAIVKGLKKGRFSYQAYIDLHGCTREEALELVTRFIRDSHARGLRCVLVVSGKGLNSKNREPVLKNQLVRWFLCAPLKRFVLAFASARSCDGGSGAFYVLLRRRQSRHPVVSPAM; encoded by the coding sequence ATGAGTCGCAAAAAATCGCCTTCCAAAGCGGTTTCCAATGGTTCGCGCAAGCAGAAGAAAAGGAGTCCCACGGACGAGGGCTTCTATACCCCCTTTTGGGGGCTGGATCAACAGCTGCAAGCCACGTCGGCGGAAAAGACCGGCGGCCCACCGCCCGCAGTGCCCCCGCAGCCCCGGTTCGACCGCCCCGAAGAAGCTTCGAGGGCTCACGCCGGCGGCACCTGCCGCGAAATACCCGATGAACAGCTCTTTCTCGATACCGTCGGCGATGCGACGCCTCTCCCCGCCGAAGACCGCGCCCGCGTGCCCCGGAGGCCCGCTCGGACCTTCCTCCCCCAATGCCGGGAACAGGAAGACTGGGAGGTCCTGATGCACCTGGCGGACCTGGTGGCCGGGGGAGCCTCCTTCGAACTGGTGCACACGGACGAGTACATAGACGGGGCCGTCGCGGGGCTTTCCCCCGCAATCGTCAAGGGCCTCAAAAAAGGCCGCTTCAGCTATCAGGCCTACATCGATCTACACGGCTGTACGCGGGAGGAAGCGCTGGAGCTGGTCACGCGGTTCATTCGCGACAGCCATGCCCGAGGGCTCCGGTGCGTGCTGGTGGTTTCCGGAAAGGGCCTGAACTCCAAAAACCGTGAACCGGTTTTGAAAAACCAGCTGGTCCGCTGGTTTCTCTGCGCTCCCCTAAAACGCTTTGTGCTGGCCTTCGCTTCGGCGCGCTCCTGCGACGGAGGAAGCGGGGCCTTTTACGTACTTCTTCGCCGCCGACAAAGCCGACATCCCGTGGTGAGTCCCGCCATGTAG
- a CDS encoding bifunctional nuclease family protein, which yields MYRQMTVSSLVMDQQTNTPVVILKDPVTETHLPIWIGLLEATSIATELEKIRFPRPMTHDLLKNVLEHLNVTVERIEVCDLRDNTYYALIHLRVDDKLSSIDSRPSDAIAIALRTNAPIFVREEVLQKSQKSVSQEDKTMFRSEDKEQWEEILDKLDPEDFGKYKM from the coding sequence ATGTACAGGCAAATGACGGTTTCCTCGCTGGTCATGGATCAGCAGACTAATACCCCGGTGGTGATCCTCAAGGATCCGGTAACGGAAACACATCTTCCCATTTGGATCGGGCTCCTGGAAGCCACATCCATCGCCACGGAACTCGAAAAGATCCGTTTTCCCCGTCCCATGACCCACGATCTGTTGAAAAACGTGCTGGAGCACCTCAACGTGACGGTGGAACGCATCGAAGTTTGCGACCTCCGGGACAACACCTATTACGCCTTGATTCATCTTCGAGTCGACGATAAGTTGAGTTCCATCGATTCCCGACCCTCCGACGCCATCGCCATAGCGCTCCGCACCAACGCGCCCATCTTCGTCCGGGAAGAGGTGCTGCAGAAATCGCAGAAATCGGTTTCCCAGGAAGATAAGACGATGTTCCGTTCCGAGGACAAGGAACAGTGGGAAGAGATCCTGGACAAGCTGGATCCTGAAGACTTCGGAAAATACAAGATGTAG
- a CDS encoding ribonuclease D, translated as MTAPPFDTFIVQEASGEDNAERPCHMVATPEDFRRLMEQLRGEGHIAVDTESNGFYAYFERVCVIQLSVASQDFVLDVLALDDLKPLGALLADPGIEKIFHAAANDIGSLKRDFDFQFANVFDTAIACKLLGHRRLGLAATLEREFGVRLDKKCQRCDWGRRPLTEEQVVYACQDTRYLVALRHRLAERLEKEGLLEKAAEAFEAVCRQSAPRGRFPPNGYVKIRGFKTLEAEGRRAARELYQLRDQMARSADKAPFRVMTNDVIFRLARNRPQNLSELARIKGLPRQFRKGRLAEKILHAVQ; from the coding sequence ATGACGGCACCTCCCTTCGACACGTTCATAGTACAGGAGGCGTCCGGCGAAGACAACGCCGAGCGTCCCTGCCACATGGTGGCGACCCCTGAAGACTTCCGGCGCCTTATGGAGCAGTTGCGGGGTGAGGGCCATATCGCCGTCGATACGGAATCCAACGGCTTCTACGCCTATTTCGAACGCGTCTGCGTGATTCAACTCTCCGTAGCATCCCAGGATTTCGTGCTCGATGTCCTGGCTCTGGACGATCTGAAGCCCCTGGGGGCCCTGCTGGCCGACCCGGGCATCGAAAAGATCTTCCACGCCGCTGCAAACGATATCGGGAGCCTCAAGCGGGACTTTGATTTTCAGTTCGCCAATGTTTTCGACACGGCCATCGCGTGCAAGCTTCTGGGGCATCGCCGGCTGGGGCTCGCCGCGACGCTTGAACGCGAGTTCGGCGTGCGGCTCGACAAGAAATGCCAGCGCTGCGACTGGGGCCGAAGGCCGCTCACCGAGGAACAGGTGGTGTACGCCTGCCAGGATACGCGCTACCTGGTGGCCCTGCGTCACCGCCTGGCGGAACGGCTGGAAAAGGAGGGTCTTCTCGAAAAGGCCGCTGAAGCCTTCGAGGCCGTGTGCCGGCAGAGTGCGCCGCGCGGGCGGTTTCCTCCCAACGGTTACGTGAAGATCCGTGGATTCAAGACCCTGGAGGCGGAGGGGCGACGGGCGGCCCGAGAACTCTACCAACTGCGCGACCAGATGGCCAGAAGCGCCGACAAGGCCCCTTTCCGGGTCATGACCAACGACGTGATTTTTCGCCTGGCCCGGAACCGGCCGCAGAACCTGAGCGAACTGGCCCGCATCAAAGGACTCCCGCGGCAATTCAGGAAAGGTCGGCTGGCCGAAAAGATCCTGCACGCCGTGCAGTAG
- the ade gene encoding adenine deaminase, producing the protein MKRDRRSLERLLRVAAGEVPAECCLRGGSIVNVHTGAVERADLAVHDGCIVGIGRYEARRVVDASGLYIAPGFIDGHIHIESSLLHPSGFAAAVLPRGTTAVVCDPHEIANVFGVEGIRYFLQATERLPLDVYLTLPSCVPASPLETSGAALSAADLASLLPHPRIVGLGEMMNFPGVIAAVPDVLEKLVLFQDLHMDGHAPLLTGNALNAYVLAGIATDHESTQLEEAREKLARGLRLMIREGSQSRDMAALLPAVSDATWPSCLLVTDDRHPDDLLHDGHMDALVNRAVDLGLDPVRAIAMASRTPAETFGLKRRGALVPGARADFSLSASLHPWKPVSVYKNGVEVVRDGKVLVDLENGPSPAPPPSPMELGPMSSDLFALSGAPDREVKVIEVVEGSLLTRCVHAVPKTDGGRLVADTGRDILKLAVFNRYGPRTGQPRRGIGFVKGFGLTRGALASTIAHDSHNLIAVGASDAAMAAVCEAVRRVGGGLGVGDASGTLELLPLPIAGLMSLEPLDAVVDRLAALRRLARTFGCALRNPFMALSFLALPVIPELKLTDRGLVDVASFSMVSLQA; encoded by the coding sequence ATGAAACGGGACCGCCGATCGCTGGAACGGCTCCTTCGGGTCGCCGCCGGGGAAGTCCCCGCCGAATGCTGCCTTCGAGGGGGTTCCATCGTAAACGTTCATACCGGGGCGGTGGAACGAGCCGACTTGGCCGTGCACGACGGCTGTATCGTGGGAATCGGCCGCTACGAAGCCCGCCGCGTGGTGGATGCGTCCGGCCTGTACATCGCCCCCGGCTTCATCGACGGCCACATCCACATCGAAAGCAGTCTGCTGCACCCGTCGGGGTTCGCCGCTGCGGTACTGCCGCGGGGCACCACGGCGGTGGTGTGCGACCCTCACGAAATCGCCAACGTTTTCGGCGTGGAAGGAATCCGGTACTTCCTGCAGGCCACCGAGCGTCTCCCGCTCGACGTCTACCTGACCCTACCCAGTTGCGTTCCGGCTTCCCCGCTGGAAACGTCGGGAGCCGCACTGAGCGCGGCGGACCTCGCCTCTTTGCTGCCTCACCCGCGCATCGTGGGGCTCGGTGAAATGATGAACTTCCCGGGCGTTATCGCGGCGGTTCCGGACGTCCTTGAAAAGCTGGTGCTTTTTCAGGATCTTCACATGGACGGCCACGCGCCCTTGTTGACCGGAAATGCATTGAACGCCTATGTGCTGGCGGGTATCGCCACCGACCACGAATCCACGCAGCTCGAAGAAGCCCGTGAAAAACTCGCCCGCGGGCTCAGGCTCATGATCCGAGAAGGCAGCCAGTCCAGGGACATGGCGGCGCTTCTTCCAGCCGTCTCCGATGCCACCTGGCCCAGTTGTCTCCTGGTTACCGACGACCGGCATCCGGACGATCTCCTCCACGACGGGCACATGGACGCTCTGGTGAACCGCGCCGTCGACCTGGGTCTGGATCCGGTGCGGGCCATTGCCATGGCATCGCGGACGCCCGCCGAAACGTTCGGGCTGAAACGAAGGGGTGCCTTGGTCCCGGGGGCTCGAGCCGACTTTTCCCTCAGTGCGTCGCTGCACCCCTGGAAACCGGTGAGTGTCTACAAGAACGGCGTCGAAGTGGTAAGAGACGGGAAGGTGCTGGTGGATCTGGAAAACGGGCCTTCGCCGGCGCCGCCTCCCAGCCCCATGGAGCTGGGTCCCATGAGCTCGGACCTGTTCGCCCTCTCGGGGGCGCCGGACCGGGAGGTGAAGGTGATCGAAGTGGTGGAAGGAAGCCTGCTCACCCGCTGCGTTCACGCAGTTCCCAAGACCGATGGGGGACGGCTGGTCGCGGATACCGGCCGGGATATCTTGAAACTTGCGGTTTTCAACCGATACGGCCCCCGGACGGGGCAGCCCCGCCGGGGAATCGGCTTCGTGAAAGGATTCGGGCTCACCCGGGGAGCCCTCGCCTCCACCATCGCCCACGATTCCCACAACCTCATCGCTGTGGGCGCCTCCGATGCGGCCATGGCCGCCGTGTGCGAAGCCGTGCGGAGGGTTGGAGGCGGCTTGGGGGTCGGCGACGCATCGGGGACCCTGGAACTCCTGCCTCTGCCCATCGCCGGACTCATGAGCCTGGAACCCCTGGATGCGGTGGTGGATCGACTGGCGGCGCTCCGCCGGCTGGCCCGAACCTTCGGGTGTGCCCTCCGGAATCCCTTCATGGCCCTCTCGTTCCTGGCACTCCCGGTCATCCCGGAACTGAAACTCACCGACCGAGGCCTGGTGGATGTTGCGAGCTTCTCCATGGTTTCCCTGCAGGCGTGA
- a CDS encoding Crp/Fnr family transcriptional regulator, whose amino-acid sequence MTTSKRNRHLSAPEEERPDYRFDVRTYDEGDIVLCAGQEVSNFYVILDGSVKVTRDGRKIRVLGEQDVFGMECLVEPHFPYTVQAVTAARIAIYDVEAVDYFIARTPRMARTILLSVVKQLVDTGEVVFEDREVQLPQDVEIRFFGDGERVVHEGSQGREFFRLVSADGGLRVTRGGLEVGRIERPGTFFGAMACLLRLPWKASVTSVGESTVQVFPADRLLSFAREFPDLAVDLIQRLSSRLVEMNRNLIAKGHPENEWDDLL is encoded by the coding sequence ATGACGACTTCGAAGAGAAACCGCCACCTGAGTGCACCGGAGGAGGAGCGACCCGACTACCGGTTCGACGTGCGAACCTATGACGAAGGCGACATCGTACTTTGCGCGGGTCAGGAAGTGTCCAACTTCTACGTGATCTTGGACGGCAGTGTAAAAGTCACCCGCGACGGCCGCAAGATCCGGGTTCTCGGCGAGCAGGACGTCTTCGGCATGGAATGCCTGGTGGAACCCCACTTTCCTTATACCGTGCAGGCCGTGACAGCCGCCCGCATCGCCATCTACGACGTGGAGGCAGTGGATTACTTCATCGCCAGGACACCCCGGATGGCGCGAACCATCCTGCTTTCGGTGGTGAAGCAGCTTGTAGACACGGGAGAGGTTGTTTTTGAGGACCGGGAGGTTCAACTGCCTCAGGACGTGGAAATCCGTTTTTTCGGAGACGGAGAGCGCGTGGTGCATGAAGGTTCCCAAGGGAGGGAGTTTTTCAGGCTGGTTTCCGCCGACGGCGGTCTTCGGGTCACACGAGGCGGCTTGGAAGTGGGCCGCATCGAGCGGCCGGGCACCTTCTTCGGCGCCATGGCCTGCCTGCTCCGGCTCCCCTGGAAGGCTTCGGTGACCAGCGTGGGCGAAAGCACGGTCCAGGTCTTTCCGGCCGACAGGCTGCTGTCGTTTGCCCGGGAATTCCCGGACCTTGCTGTGGACCTGATCCAGCGGCTTTCCAGCCGGCTTGTGGAAATGAATCGCAACCTGATCGCGAAGGGTCATCCCGAAAACGAATGGGACGACCTTCTGTGA
- a CDS encoding DUF4911 domain-containing protein: protein MQGTVFLGFVDPRTIHFLSSTLEAYEGVAVVTTVDSDLGLVRIHAAPDCEDDVLAIIGAESKFTGWVPAEPA from the coding sequence ATGCAGGGCACGGTGTTTCTTGGATTTGTAGATCCCCGGACCATCCATTTTCTTTCCTCCACCCTGGAAGCCTACGAAGGTGTGGCCGTGGTCACCACAGTGGATTCCGATCTGGGACTGGTGCGGATCCATGCCGCTCCGGACTGTGAGGACGATGTGCTGGCGATCATCGGCGCGGAGTCGAAGTTCACCGGGTGGGTTCCCGCTGAACCGGCCTGA
- the miaB gene encoding tRNA (N6-isopentenyl adenosine(37)-C2)-methylthiotransferase MiaB encodes MHEKSAEAAVGACPRALYVQTFGCQMNEYDSMRVAWLLENRGYRRVDDPDRADVIFLNTCSVREKAEQKVYSLVGRLRKLKHRNPDLKIIVAGCVAQQLGEKLLERFPHLDLVVGTRGVGAVPDLLDRLWQDGNRTAYLPDDEGETNRHYPPAGGRPLRSGVVAPVTIMQGCDNFCTYCIVPYVRGRERSRPSGDVLREIKALEDGGAREVLLLGQNVNSYGRGLSERIDFSELIRKIAGETNLSRIRFTTSHPKDLTESLIRCFTEIPVLCKHIHLPFQAGSDLVLRRMNRRYTAADYEDKVRRLRDACPEIGLSADVMVGFPGESDEDFEKTLELMERIRFDTLFSFRYSDRPFARSSGFSGKVPEDVKSRRLAILQGLQAEITLEKNRLEIGGIREVLVEGPSRAGGGQFTGRTQQNRIVNFQGDETLVGRCVKVRITDAFSHSLRGELNGGAVD; translated from the coding sequence ATGCACGAAAAATCAGCTGAGGCGGCCGTTGGGGCCTGTCCGCGGGCCCTCTATGTCCAGACCTTCGGCTGTCAGATGAACGAATACGATTCCATGCGCGTGGCGTGGCTCCTCGAGAACCGGGGCTATCGCCGCGTGGATGACCCGGACCGTGCGGACGTCATCTTTTTGAATACCTGTTCCGTACGGGAAAAGGCCGAGCAGAAGGTCTACTCGTTGGTGGGTCGGCTGCGAAAGCTCAAACACCGCAATCCGGATCTGAAGATCATCGTGGCCGGATGCGTCGCTCAGCAGCTGGGAGAAAAACTCCTCGAGAGGTTCCCTCACCTGGACCTGGTCGTGGGCACGCGAGGTGTGGGAGCCGTGCCTGACTTGCTCGACCGCCTGTGGCAGGACGGGAACCGCACGGCGTACCTTCCGGACGATGAAGGCGAAACTAACCGGCACTACCCGCCGGCCGGCGGCAGGCCGCTTCGGTCGGGCGTCGTCGCGCCGGTGACCATCATGCAGGGGTGCGACAACTTCTGCACGTACTGCATTGTGCCCTATGTGCGGGGCCGGGAACGGAGCCGGCCGAGCGGCGACGTGCTCCGGGAGATCAAGGCTCTGGAAGACGGGGGCGCGCGCGAAGTTCTGCTGCTCGGCCAGAACGTTAATTCTTACGGCCGGGGTCTTTCCGAGCGCATCGACTTTTCGGAACTGATACGGAAGATCGCCGGTGAGACAAACCTATCGAGAATCCGGTTCACCACGTCGCACCCCAAGGACCTTACGGAATCTCTTATCCGTTGCTTCACCGAAATCCCGGTTCTTTGCAAACACATCCACCTTCCCTTCCAGGCCGGCTCGGACCTGGTGCTCCGGCGGATGAACCGGCGCTACACGGCGGCCGACTATGAAGACAAGGTCCGGCGCCTCAGAGACGCCTGCCCCGAGATCGGCCTTTCCGCCGACGTCATGGTCGGCTTTCCGGGAGAAAGCGACGAAGATTTCGAAAAGACTCTGGAGCTGATGGAACGCATCCGCTTCGACACGCTCTTTTCGTTCCGATATTCGGACCGACCTTTCGCCAGGTCGTCGGGTTTTTCCGGCAAGGTCCCGGAGGACGTGAAGAGCCGCCGCCTGGCGATCCTTCAGGGGCTGCAGGCGGAAATCACCCTGGAAAAGAACCGGCTCGAGATCGGCGGGATTCGGGAAGTCCTGGTGGAAGGACCCAGCAGGGCGGGGGGCGGTCAATTCACGGGGAGGACGCAACAGAACCGAATCGTGAATTTTCAGGGCGACGAGACGCTGGTGGGCCGTTGCGTCAAGGTGCGCATCACAGACGCGTTCAGCCATTCGCTTCGGGGTGAATTGAACGGCGGGGCTGTCGACTGA
- a CDS encoding YcaO-like family protein, giving the protein MNSGIELRDCFKTYSHDQDKARTPAETIRWVRDRLSGFRLNLLSRTLRIDTGRLDVPVFLSLCGDDAILLTGTKKQMGKGATLEQSEASALMELVERFSFFSFVRETRFPLLTWEKVPGSAVSAEVLKLSIHDSRTPTGRCEAFLKGCPLRWAVARSLTENRDRWLPIDWFYLINEYNGPAAGNTLEEAILQSLCEVVERHVGSVIAYEERVTPRIDPSSVKDPAAVELLEKFHRNGIQLHLRDFSLNTGIPSVGVLAYDPANFPEKSEIVFAVGTTPSPEKSLCRALTEVAQLAGDFESRTSYRPTLPKYKSLEEAAYLMAPGPTVAIQSLPDLSDHNLRVEIERCVGALRDMGLEVLVLDATHPELQVPAVYTVIPGAHFLDHTRDTDFPQHMARTVIRGLPPESAAAQLERLHNLFGPRYDLTFFLAHGHELLGNVEKALGLFEEALRQKPDPREIASIYVHMASCRKELGDYRGALRALEYAERRNWELKEIYNLRGFCYYRLKEHYKAIEAFERAIELDPGSAIDYANIGSNLRELGHKEEAVRLYRMALELDPSIDFARENIQRLEAEIQAARG; this is encoded by the coding sequence ATGAATTCCGGCATAGAACTGCGAGATTGCTTCAAAACCTACAGTCACGACCAGGACAAGGCGAGAACCCCCGCGGAGACCATCCGGTGGGTCCGCGACCGCCTGTCCGGCTTTCGCCTGAACCTTCTTTCCAGAACGCTTCGCATCGACACCGGCCGGCTGGATGTTCCTGTGTTCCTGAGCCTGTGCGGAGACGACGCCATACTCCTCACCGGAACGAAAAAACAGATGGGAAAGGGTGCCACACTGGAACAGTCGGAAGCGAGCGCCCTGATGGAACTCGTGGAACGGTTCAGCTTCTTTTCTTTCGTCCGTGAAACCCGTTTCCCGCTGCTCACCTGGGAGAAGGTGCCCGGATCGGCCGTTTCCGCGGAAGTTCTCAAGCTGTCCATTCACGACAGCCGGACGCCGACCGGCCGGTGTGAAGCATTTCTGAAGGGCTGTCCGCTTCGCTGGGCTGTCGCCCGAAGCCTCACGGAAAACCGGGACCGGTGGCTGCCCATCGATTGGTTTTACCTCATCAACGAATACAACGGGCCGGCCGCCGGAAACACCCTGGAAGAAGCGATCCTCCAGAGCCTTTGCGAGGTGGTGGAACGCCACGTGGGTTCGGTCATCGCCTACGAAGAACGGGTGACCCCGCGCATTGATCCCTCCAGCGTGAAAGACCCGGCGGCGGTGGAGCTGCTGGAGAAATTCCATAGGAACGGCATCCAGCTCCACCTTCGGGATTTCTCTCTGAACACGGGCATTCCCTCCGTCGGGGTCCTGGCTTACGATCCGGCCAATTTTCCCGAAAAGAGCGAAATCGTTTTCGCCGTCGGGACCACGCCGAGTCCCGAAAAGTCGCTGTGCCGCGCCCTGACCGAAGTGGCGCAGTTGGCCGGCGATTTCGAGAGCCGGACGTCCTACCGCCCTACCCTTCCCAAGTACAAGTCCTTGGAAGAAGCGGCCTACCTCATGGCGCCGGGACCGACCGTCGCCATCCAGTCCCTGCCCGACCTGAGCGACCATAACCTGCGGGTGGAAATCGAGCGATGCGTCGGTGCGTTGCGCGATATGGGTCTGGAAGTCCTGGTCCTGGATGCGACCCACCCGGAACTTCAAGTGCCCGCCGTATACACAGTGATTCCCGGTGCGCACTTCCTAGACCACACGCGCGATACGGATTTCCCCCAGCACATGGCCCGGACCGTGATCCGCGGCCTTCCCCCGGAATCTGCGGCGGCTCAGCTGGAACGGCTGCACAACCTTTTCGGACCCCGCTACGATCTCACCTTCTTTTTGGCTCACGGCCACGAACTCCTGGGCAACGTGGAAAAGGCCCTCGGCCTGTTCGAGGAGGCCCTCCGCCAGAAACCGGACCCGCGCGAAATCGCCAGCATCTACGTGCACATGGCGTCCTGCCGGAAGGAGCTCGGCGACTACCGGGGCGCCTTGCGGGCGCTGGAATACGCCGAACGGCGAAACTGGGAGCTCAAAGAGATCTACAACCTGCGGGGATTCTGCTACTACCGGCTCAAAGAACACTACAAGGCTATAGAGGCGTTCGAGCGGGCCATAGAACTGGACCCCGGTTCGGCCATCGATTACGCCAACATCGGGTCCAACCTGAGGGAACTGGGTCACAAGGAAGAGGCGGTACGGCTCTACCGCATGGCCCTGGAACTGGATCCTTCCATCGACTTCGCCCGAGAAAACATCCAACGGTTGGAAGCGGAAATCCAGGCGGCGCGGGGCTGA